In the Nitrospinota bacterium genome, TCTTGAATACACCCAGGCGCATGTCCTTTCTGCGGGACTTTTAATATTTTCCTTTCTGGTTCTTGTGATGGTTTACTCCATCAACCGCAAACTTCCGGTACAGGTGACCTGATGGAATTGTTGCAGGCAAAATTTAAAATGGACTTCCCAGGGTTCAATCTGGATGTTGAGCTTAACCTGCCGGCAAAAGGGGTGACGGTGGTATTCGGTCCTTCAGGTTCGGGCAAAACCACTTTGCTGCGCTGCTTGTCTGGATTGGAAAGAGCCCCATCGGGATTTTTAAAGCTGGCAGATCAGGTGTGGCAGGATGAAAAAACATTCCTTCCCATTCAGGACAGAAAAATCGGCATGGTGTTTCAGGATTCCCGATTGTTTCCGCATTTAAGTATTCGGGAGAACCTGGTGTACGGGTATCAACGCACCCTGCCAGCAGATCGAAAACTCCAGTTGGATGAGGTGGTCCAGGTTCTGGACCTTGAACACCTGTTACAACGTCGTCCAGAGAAATTATCAGGAGGGGAAAAGCAAAGGGTTGCGATTGGCCGTGCTCTGCTTACCAGTCCGAAGCTATTGCTCATGGATGAACCTCTGGCTTCGTTGGACATGCAACTTAAGGCCGAGATCATTCCATTCGTAAAAAGAATTGAAGATGAATTTCAGACACCAATTATTTATGTCACGCATTCTATGAATGAGGTGCTACAGCTGGTAGACACTATGGTGATTATGAAATCCGGGAAAGTGGCAAACTCTGGACCGGTGGAAGAAGTATTC is a window encoding:
- the modC gene encoding molybdenum ABC transporter ATP-binding protein — its product is MELLQAKFKMDFPGFNLDVELNLPAKGVTVVFGPSGSGKTTLLRCLSGLERAPSGFLKLADQVWQDEKTFLPIQDRKIGMVFQDSRLFPHLSIRENLVYGYQRTLPADRKLQLDEVVQVLDLEHLLQRRPEKLSGGEKQRVAIGRALLTSPKLLLMDEPLASLDMQLKAEIIPFVKRIEDEFQTPIIYVTHSMNEVLQLVDTMVIMKSGKVANSGPVEEVFSDVQLREAVGDEQLGAVLETSVAEHDEGFGLTRLDFMGQSLYVPRQDIPVGKSLRVHIHSKDVSLSTGLPQGASSVLNILQARVKKVGAIDPEGYSVDIELDAGRPILATITRKSLANLDLKSGQTIYASIKAIKMVHHSLWG